One window of the Chitinophagales bacterium genome contains the following:
- the lpxA gene encoding acyl-[acyl-carrier-protein]--UDP-N-acetylglucosamine O-acyltransferase: MIHGINEGPYPYYKTTNALNHSLSHIHPEARIANNVVIEPFVTIGKNVEIGEGTWIGPYVTIMEGVRIGKNCRVFPGAVIGAIPQDLKFNGEETTVEIGDNVTIREYVTVHRGTKQSNRTVIMDNVLLMAYVHVAHDCVIGRNAILSNGVNLAGHIEVGNFAIVGGMSGIHQFIKIGQHAFIAGGSLVGKDVPPYVKAARYPLSYAGVNSIGLRRRGFTSEKINHILDIYRILFVKQRNVSIALNIIESEMPASDERDEIIRFIRASERGIIKGYNPHHDNNS, from the coding sequence ATGATACATGGAATCAATGAGGGGCCTTATCCCTACTATAAAACTACAAATGCTTTGAACCATTCTTTATCACATATCCATCCTGAGGCACGCATTGCCAACAACGTGGTGATTGAACCTTTTGTAACCATTGGTAAAAATGTTGAAATTGGTGAAGGTACCTGGATAGGTCCTTATGTTACAATTATGGAGGGCGTGCGCATCGGAAAAAATTGCCGCGTCTTTCCCGGAGCTGTTATTGGAGCCATTCCACAAGACCTGAAATTCAATGGGGAAGAAACCACCGTGGAAATAGGAGATAACGTAACTATCCGGGAGTATGTGACTGTACATCGTGGCACCAAACAAAGCAACAGAACGGTCATCATGGATAATGTGCTGCTGATGGCCTATGTGCATGTTGCACATGACTGTGTGATCGGTAGGAATGCCATTCTTTCCAACGGGGTGAACCTGGCCGGACATATAGAGGTAGGCAACTTTGCCATAGTAGGGGGCATGTCGGGCATTCATCAGTTTATTAAAATCGGGCAGCATGCTTTTATTGCAGGCGGATCTCTCGTAGGCAAAGACGTACCCCCTTATGTGAAGGCGGCACGGTATCCTTTATCTTATGCAGGAGTAAACTCCATAGGTCTCAGACGAAGAGGTTTCACTTCTGAAAAAATCAATCATATCCTGGACATTTACCGCATTTTATTTGTTAAACAGCGCAATGTCTCCATTGCCCTCAACATCATTGAGTCCGAGATGCCGGCCAGTGATGAGCGGGATGAAATTATCCGCTTCATTCGTGCATCAGAGCGCGGTATTATCAAAGGCTATAATCCCCACCATGACAATAACTCTTGA
- the fabZ gene encoding 3-hydroxyacyl-[acyl-carrier-protein] dehydratase FabZ: protein MIEYQKTIKEPITIRGTGLHTGEEASLTFRPAPVNHGYKFKRIDLPGQPVINADVDLVVDVQRGTTLEQNGTRVSTIEHALAALSGLGIDNVLIELNRQEVPIMDGSAKPFVEALLKAGLEEQDAERNYFELTETIEYSDPSPDKRVDIIATPSEQFRITVMIDYNSPVLGSQLAALEYPEQFKEEIAPARTFCFIHELEQLLAANLIKGGDLNNAIVIVDKPLSDDQLDHLARLFNKPRMEVKKEGILNNVELHFPNEPARHKLLDVMGDLALVGRPLKAKITATRPGHAANIAFAKKIKAYIKKNRIKEEIPKYNPAAPPIMDIKTIARSLPHQYPFLLVDKIIELSDSHVVGVKNVTFNEPFFMGHFPGNPVMPGVLQLEALAQTGGILVMNTVDDPQLYDTYMLMIDKAKFKNKVVPGDTLILKLELLSPIRRGICEMKGIAYVGDKIASEAILVAKIFRKEEA from the coding sequence ATGATTGAATATCAGAAAACCATTAAAGAGCCTATTACCATTCGTGGAACAGGCCTGCACACAGGTGAAGAAGCCTCTCTCACCTTTAGGCCCGCACCGGTTAATCATGGGTATAAGTTTAAAAGAATTGACCTCCCGGGTCAGCCGGTCATCAATGCAGACGTGGATTTGGTGGTGGATGTGCAGCGTGGGACAACGCTTGAGCAAAATGGTACGCGTGTAAGCACGATAGAGCATGCCCTGGCCGCCCTTTCAGGCTTGGGTATTGATAATGTATTGATTGAGCTAAACCGCCAGGAAGTGCCCATCATGGATGGTAGTGCTAAGCCATTTGTAGAGGCCCTCTTAAAAGCAGGGTTGGAAGAGCAAGATGCCGAGCGCAACTATTTTGAGCTTACCGAAACCATTGAATATTCTGACCCCTCTCCGGACAAGCGGGTGGATATCATTGCCACACCCAGTGAACAATTCAGGATCACGGTGATGATTGATTATAACTCTCCGGTGTTGGGTAGTCAGCTGGCTGCATTGGAATATCCTGAACAATTCAAAGAGGAGATTGCTCCCGCACGTACCTTTTGTTTTATCCATGAACTGGAGCAGCTGTTGGCTGCTAACCTTATCAAAGGAGGAGATTTAAACAACGCCATTGTTATAGTAGATAAACCTCTCTCAGATGACCAGCTGGATCATCTTGCACGGCTTTTCAACAAACCTCGTATGGAGGTCAAAAAAGAGGGCATCCTGAACAATGTAGAGCTGCATTTTCCCAATGAACCCGCCCGCCATAAGTTACTGGATGTGATGGGCGACCTGGCTCTGGTTGGCAGACCGCTAAAGGCAAAAATAACGGCCACCCGGCCGGGCCATGCGGCCAATATAGCATTTGCCAAAAAAATAAAGGCATATATTAAAAAGAACAGAATTAAAGAAGAAATACCCAAATATAACCCAGCTGCTCCCCCCATCATGGATATCAAAACCATTGCCCGCAGCCTACCTCATCAATATCCGTTTCTGCTGGTAGATAAAATCATTGAGCTGTCTGATTCGCATGTGGTGGGAGTTAAAAATGTTACCTTCAACGAGCCTTTTTTTATGGGACATTTTCCCGGAAATCCGGTTATGCCAGGCGTGCTGCAACTGGAAGCCCTTGCCCAAACCGGGGGTATCCTTGTGATGAATACGGTTGATGACCCCCAGCTTTACGATACTTACATGCTGATGATTGACAAGGCCAAGTTTAAGAACAAGGTAGTGCCCGGCGATACGCTTATTCTGAAGCTGGAATTGCTCAGTCCCATCCGCAGAGGAATTTGCGAAATGAAAGGCATCGCTTATGTGGGAGACAAAATAGCTTCGGAAGCCATTTTGGTAGCAAAAATATTTCGCAAGGAAGAAGCTTAA
- a CDS encoding ATP-binding protein — translation MTITLENCGKRYERDWVFRNLNYQFIAGNKYAILGPNGSGKSTLILILSGYLTPTEGQVKMTSGLHTVQPDRFSRYISLCAPYLQLIEEFTLAELVRFHLRFKPAVNGLKPERIVHLTGLEPYAGRQLRYFSSGMKQRVKVALSVLSDVPLILLDEPATNLDKEGVLWYKCLLEEYIGNRLLIISSNREEEYEMCSNRICISDFSPYNQLAATVSHAAET, via the coding sequence ATGACAATAACTCTTGAAAACTGTGGCAAACGCTATGAACGGGATTGGGTTTTCAGAAACCTCAATTACCAGTTTATAGCCGGCAACAAATATGCAATTCTGGGACCCAACGGATCGGGTAAAAGCACACTCATCCTGATACTCTCCGGCTACCTTACCCCCACGGAAGGACAGGTTAAAATGACATCGGGGCTTCATACGGTGCAACCTGACAGGTTTAGTCGCTACATCAGTCTCTGTGCTCCCTACCTGCAACTGATTGAAGAATTTACGCTGGCTGAACTGGTGCGTTTTCATCTCCGCTTCAAACCTGCCGTGAACGGATTGAAACCAGAACGTATCGTGCATCTTACCGGACTTGAACCCTATGCCGGAAGGCAGCTCCGTTACTTCTCTTCGGGTATGAAGCAAAGGGTAAAGGTAGCCCTGAGCGTGCTGTCAGATGTACCGCTAATCTTGCTCGATGAGCCTGCTACCAATCTGGATAAAGAGGGTGTATTGTGGTATAAGTGTCTGCTTGAAGAATATATCGGTAACCGCCTCCTTATCATCAGCTCTAATAGGGAAGAGGAATACGAGATGTGCAGCAACCGTATCTGTATTTCTGATTTCTCCCCTTACAACCAGCTTGCCGCTACGGTTAGTCATGCCGCTGAAACATAG